The following coding sequences lie in one Acidobacteriota bacterium genomic window:
- the feoB gene encoding ferrous iron transport protein B, producing MSRPDIPVAVFVGQPNSGKSTLFNALAGHKAETSNFPGTTFTHMHSNVNDAGRLLTIVDLPGTYSLCPSDPHEQVPLVHLFTEKPDIVVNVIDASILSRSLEFTLELVELGYPLVVALNMIDLAESKGVTIDPAALEALLGVPVIPTIATHGRGVKQLLDAAFDVLARGAKPDPRCWSGDVEDKVRELESLIPEDYPILGNRRFTAVKLLESAHMACDELLGEIAPELKGNVERIRREMEAHRGVPAYEIISAERHHLALKFFEQSSRVERGRRLTWDKKIDGILMHPFFGYVIMAAVFLAFFLVIFKIGTPLEELVLGPLGSLREILKQNFGGGPVFVVLDGLIQGFGGGLGIVLPFFIPLLFLMSLLDDLGYLSRAGFLLDTFMHRLGLHGKSVSLFLLGFGCNVPAIMATRILESRRDRILTTLLIPFIPCAARTTIILALVAYYLGPFWALGFYAVNLVIVAVLGWILSRFFKGASPGLILEIPSLKIPRLRNIWRKTWLQLYSFIRFAWPILIGGSIVLSILHALGADRHINTILSPLVSGALGLPDELGVTLIFGFLRKELSLIMMLQALGVEFQDVLTVLSREQVLVFSVFISFFIPCLSTVAVIWKEIGRLYALLSAALNITVALLLSLLVRLLI from the coding sequence TTTCCCGGCACGACCTTTACGCACATGCACAGCAACGTCAATGACGCCGGCCGCCTCCTGACCATTGTCGATCTTCCGGGGACCTATTCTCTCTGTCCGAGCGACCCTCATGAACAGGTCCCCTTGGTCCATCTTTTCACGGAAAAGCCCGATATCGTCGTCAACGTCATTGACGCCTCGATCCTGAGTCGAAGTCTTGAATTTACGCTTGAACTCGTCGAATTGGGCTATCCGCTTGTCGTCGCTCTGAATATGATCGATCTGGCCGAAAGCAAGGGTGTGACCATCGACCCCGCCGCGCTGGAAGCTCTTCTGGGCGTTCCGGTCATTCCGACCATCGCCACTCACGGCCGCGGCGTCAAGCAGCTCCTGGATGCCGCTTTTGATGTCCTGGCCCGAGGCGCTAAGCCCGATCCGCGGTGCTGGTCGGGAGATGTCGAGGACAAGGTCCGCGAACTCGAAAGCCTGATCCCTGAGGACTACCCGATTTTGGGCAACCGCCGTTTCACCGCCGTCAAGCTTTTGGAATCGGCTCATATGGCATGTGACGAGCTGCTCGGCGAAATTGCGCCGGAGTTGAAAGGGAATGTCGAGAGAATCCGGCGGGAGATGGAGGCGCACCGCGGCGTTCCCGCCTATGAGATCATCTCGGCCGAACGCCACCACTTGGCTCTCAAGTTTTTTGAACAGAGCAGCCGGGTCGAACGCGGCCGCCGATTGACCTGGGACAAAAAGATCGACGGCATCCTCATGCATCCGTTCTTCGGGTACGTCATCATGGCGGCCGTTTTCCTGGCATTTTTTCTGGTCATCTTCAAGATCGGGACGCCGCTTGAGGAACTGGTCCTGGGGCCTCTGGGTTCGTTAAGAGAGATCCTTAAACAGAATTTCGGCGGCGGACCCGTCTTCGTCGTCCTGGACGGACTGATCCAGGGCTTCGGCGGCGGCCTGGGCATCGTTCTTCCGTTTTTTATTCCCCTTCTTTTTCTCATGTCCCTTCTCGATGATCTCGGCTATCTATCCCGGGCCGGATTCCTTCTGGACACATTCATGCACCGGCTGGGACTTCACGGCAAATCCGTCTCTCTCTTCCTCCTGGGTTTCGGGTGCAATGTCCCGGCCATCATGGCCACGCGCATCCTGGAGTCGAGACGGGATCGGATCCTGACGACGCTTCTCATTCCGTTCATCCCCTGTGCGGCCCGGACGACGATCATTCTCGCTCTGGTGGCCTACTACCTCGGCCCGTTCTGGGCTCTGGGTTTTTACGCGGTCAACCTAGTCATCGTGGCCGTTTTGGGATGGATTCTGAGCCGTTTTTTCAAGGGCGCCTCTCCGGGTCTGATCCTGGAGATTCCATCGCTGAAAATCCCCCGGCTTCGGAACATTTGGCGGAAAACCTGGCTCCAGCTGTACTCCTTCATCCGGTTTGCCTGGCCCATCCTGATCGGCGGCAGCATCGTCCTGAGCATCCTTCACGCCCTCGGAGCCGACCGGCATATCAATACGATTCTTTCGCCTCTCGTTTCCGGAGCACTCGGTCTTCCCGATGAGCTTGGTGTCACCCTGATCTTCGGTTTCCTCAGAAAGGAACTGTCCCTGATCATGATGCTCCAGGCCCTCGGAGTGGAATTCCAGGATGTCCTCACGGTCCTCAGCCGGGAACAGGTTCTCGTTTTCTCGGTCTTCATCAGTTTTTTCATTCCCTGTCTTTCCACCGTCGCCGTGATCTGGAAGGAAATCGGAAGACTCTACGCGCTCCTCTCCGCCGCCCTGAACATCACCGTCGCCCTTCTTCTCAGCCTTCTTGTCCGGCTCTTGATTTGA